TTTGAAATGACTGGAGGTACTTTGTTTTTTATCTGTGATGTCCTGATATGTTTACTAAACTGTATTGACACTTTTCAATGGTATGAACAGCTCCAGAAGTTGACGCTAAACGAAATGCAATCACCAAGATGCACAAAACATATTACCGTTTAGCTCAAAAGGCAGAGTCCCACATCAATGATGTCAATGCACTCATAACTGGAATGGAGAGGCTTGGTCTTGAACTGTTTGGTGATGAAGGGTTAGAAGTGCCTTCTTTGGATAAGGGAAAGAGGATTGAAAATGTGTTTGGTGATCCAATACCGGATGCTATCAATGTTCGCCCACCTGATACTGTGCATACTAAGGGTTCTGGAAGCCGGAAGGTGTCAAGGAAAGAAGGTGCTATCAGGCAAATGCATAAACCTCTGCGACGTTGCAAGAAATGCCGCGAACTAGTGAGGCATGATTCAAGAAACTGTGgcaaagagaaagagaaaaacaaaaacaagtgACAATGTTAAggatttttatttcaatttttccttgattttgtTGCCCCATTTTTCTATTCGGCTCGTCTTTTTTATACAGTTCATTggatatttttttagtttattgcTTCTTTGGATTTTTCAACAAGTACTCATATTGTTTGTTTGGTTGCCTCTATTTTCAATTATAGAGTTTAACTGCTATTTGGTCAATTGCGTTGTTCAATATACAGTTCAATGCAAAAATGTACAAATATCTAAACTCTTTTTTGACTCGTATGCTGCATCAATGTTGTTCAATGCAAATATCAATCCAACCCAGTTCAAATTTCAAAGCAAAAATGTGCAAATATCTAACTGCTATTTTGTGTTGTCTATACGTCAACATTGTTCAGTATAAACTTCATTGCAAAAATGTGCAAATATCTACACTCTTTTTTTTACTTGTATGTACATCAAAATTGTTCAATGCCAAAATCAATCCAGTCTTGTGCAAATATCAATCCTATCCGGTTCAAATATCATGTCTTTTTTTATGGAGCTGTAGAACTATTTTGTCGTTTCCAATAATTTTCTTGTGCACTCTGAACACCACTATTTTTCAAGATTAATTTGACTGCAAAACTATCAACATATCTATGGCTTTTTTAGTTGTTTGTAAATCAATGTTATTCACTTTAagtatcaatttaattttttataattatcaaTGCACTTCGAATAAAATATGACCATTGACATTATTCCCAATAAAGTATGAATTGTTGCATGGAGCATAAAATATGACGTGCTGCTATATTAACAGTACACAATGTAGACACAAATTCCTTAAAAAAGCTACATATAATAATCATCCTGTAAAACACATCATCCGGAAAATAACAACAGAAAACATCATCTTCATAATAACAGCCAAAAACACCATCTAGAATTCAAAACAAATGATCTAGAAGATCAAACACACTGGACaactaatataattaaatcaacTTTCACTTAGGCTTCTTGCACATCAAATCTGCCATAAACTTAACTATCTTGGTCCTCTTCTCTTTATTATCCTTGAAATATTTCTTCACACAATCCTTAATGTCAACAGAATGGTAATTGAAGTCTGTCGTCAGCAAGGCCTTACAGTATTTACCGCGCATATTCTGCAGATTCTTCATAGATATGTTTGCAAGCCCCATATGCCAATCCTTCACCTTTTGGCCCATATATGTTTCCATGTGCCGCATTAAGAATATAGCATCATCATCCTTGCCTCCGGTACCTTGCCACGGCATATTTTTGATCCGAATTTCGCACCCTTTGATTATGTTTGCTAGCATTTTATGTTTCTTACCCTCAAGATatgaactaaaaaaatattgctGCAAAAGAATAAAAGGACTTCACTGTTATACTGAATTGATGATTGATATCTATAAATATGCTACAAAATATCAATACATCAATGAATGTACATACCAGTAACTCAATGTCGTCACCATACTTGCTATGATCTTTCAATCCATTGGATGGGGGGCAGCTGTCAATTATGTCCATTTTTCCAGTCTTCAGTCCAAAACTAATAAGGTAATAATGTCGTCTGGAGTACATAGGAAAAAGCACCTAATATACAAGGGGCAGATGGATTAACTAAAGGCGATAGATATTGAAGAAAAGCTAAATAAGTATTGACTTAAAAGGTATTTACCATATCGATCACATTCCAATTGAAATGTGTGAGATTCTGGACATGAGAATCAACACTTTGGCAGAAATCATGAAATCCAGCAGTACGATCCCAATCGCGAGTATGATTCAGGAAACTGTGCAACTGCAATTAATATGTATTTCAGCAACTTTATAGATTAGTTTGGTTTTACTGTTAGCATAGTGGTTCACATACACATGGGAAAGTGGTCATGAACACCCGTGACGGTGACGACGGTGCTCGATAAAATTCCATGTTATTCAAGTATGACGACCAGGCGTCAACCACCTTCTCAAAAACATGGCTATGAGGTTTCATTGAGAGCATATGTATCTTTGTTAGTAGGACGATGTCGTCGAAGTAAACCTCCATGTTGCTGTATACGAGCCAGTAAATTTAGTAAATCAATAAATCAACAACAAAAActcaaatgtcaacataaatagAAAACTATGTCAATAGGATGAGATGTAAATGTAAATGCGAAATTATCTTACTCATTTTCTCCTTGAGTCCACACCAACCAGTAGTACATGTCTCTTTCTTCGCTACTCAGTTTTATCGTAATCGGTACAGCCCTTTCATTGTAAGGTGAGCACAAAGCTGGACCCTTACGCTTCGTAGCACGCTTCTGAACCCCTCGCACCAGCTCTTCAGATATTGGAGGCGCCTGAGTTCAAGGATTTATAATCAGAAAATAAGAACTTTAGAGAAACAAATTTTTAATATCTTTAACCTCAATTGCAATCTTGTCTGTTGTCTGGTGTCTATCTTGATATTCTGATACTTCCAAAGTTGGTCCATGTGCCTTTTCTTTCCCTTTCTCGACAATCAAAGCCTGTTGATGTTCCGAACATATAATCGAGTCTGTGTGGTCGTGCTCGAGCTGTTGAAGTTTAACAAAATAACGAAACATTGTAAACTTAAAACCGCCACACGATAACTTCTACTATGTTGTATTACCTCTCTTGCTATGTCCTGGACAATTGAATTTGTCAATTTAATTGCGTTGGCAATCTCAACACTTGTTCCCTTCTCATGACACCAAGACTCGTCCTACACGGATGTTGCCGACAACatcaacaaaataaatattgcaTATCAGTATAGTATAACACTTCAACATAGTACGAAAACGTAGACTGCTATGTGTAATACGTCCTACCAAGCTTATGCCGTCCGATTTATTCACTTTTGGTATAGTATGCACACCACCAGCCATTGTACTTGGAGTATGATTTGCAACACCTTTTGCGATGACCTCAGCACCATTGTTCCCAACAGTCATATCCGGTTCCATATTACATTCCTAAACATCATTTGTCAACACATATACGTAAAAACTTTTTTTTGCTTTTAGTAAGTCTCCTAATTATACTTACATATTCAGTTAGGCTTGCAACAAGTAGGTGATGCTCTTCAATGTCAATGTCAGACCATCCCCCTTAAAGATGTGAAATGTTTTCAACATCAATTcaactttataattttttatacgaACTAATTGCATTGATGTTGTATTGATACTGCCCTGATATTAAAATTACTAACCATTGCATCTATtaccacgtcatcagttttgtgTTTCTCATGAATAAGAACTTCGTTTACAGCCCCGAGGCCTCCATTGCCACCACCAATGTCAGCTCTGACATATAAATCCTTACAATTCATCAAAAACACCATATATTAATCAATATCAACCTGAATGCTGCTTAATGTTACAAGCATTAGcaaaagtatatttttagaCAGACAAACACTACACTTACTTGTGTGAACCCCATGCCCAAACTAAAACTTGGGAACTCATGTCTTTTGTCTAACAACTCCTCAGCCCCCTTCAAGAGCGCATCCAATGTCTCGGACCATTGACTACCATGACACTCTTCCTGTGACATTGATTGTGTGAGGGTGCCCACTAGATTTGTGTTTTGTTCAATTGTGGTATCAGCTATACCGAATGCCCTCCTCATCATGTCCCACATCATTTTGAAATAGTCTGAACTTCGTATTTCTACAGGAGTATCCTTCAGTACTTGCATTAGATTGATCACAGCATCAGCCACCTTAATGGTACCATTTGTCCCAGATAGGTGTGTCGTATTTCTCGGATAATCAGTTGGTTGTTTTCCACTCTGTCGTTCGCTTAAACCACCGTCAACGAATTCAACCCTAGACTTGTCTTGACGTTTGTCAAACTGTTGATCTAAATATCCCTTGCCATAAGACCCGTCCTTTTTTTCTGCTTCATGCCGCTCTTTCAAAAGACCTTCAGTCCATCCTTTGACCGTAGGATAGCAACGTGGCACAGGTCGTTGGCCATGGACAATTCGATCAACATAGCAACACtgacaaaatataattaaagtatataACATCAACACAATACGAGGTTATAATCAACACAACAGTATGCGCATGTCAACACAAGAAAATACTGAATTTAATTTGGGAGCTTACCACCAAAAAAACAATTGGACCACTAAATGTTGCTGTTTTGTGTTCTTTCCAATGTCTATGCATTTTAAGCAGAACGGAAATCATATACCCACACCAATTGACACGACGAAAATCTGTAATATCTTCGATGAAATGTAATATTTTTGGCCTAACATAGCCACACGCCGACGTCTCAATTAATGCAGACTCCaacaaaattagaaaaagcTTTTTAAACCAAGCTCCACCTTCAACGTCCTTCAACATCTCCTCTGCAACCTTACTAGCTTTAACGTTTGGTCTTTTTTTACCCACTACACCTGCTATCTTACTCATTATGGTTAGATCATCCTGCCTGTCAATCCTTTCTACTCTGACGTCACCTCGTGGAAAACCGAATGTCAATTCTACATCACTTTCATCTATGTGCAAATCAGGCCCACTACCTGGTAGCGCAATGTTGCATTTAATTGGGTCAAAATTGTTTAACAACCAATAGGCCAACTCTCTTGGTATTGCATAAACATTGTAATGTATAAGTTCTCCAAACCCCATTTCTGTAACTGCTGCTATTTGTTTTTCATTCAAACATTGTAAAATCTTCACAAAATTTCTTGTATTCCTTTTGATTAGGAGCGTTGCCCCATCATCAGTTGCATCAATCCTATTGCTTACAACGATTGCAGTTGAGGCTTTATTACGCTTTGTACCTATAATGTTTACAATGATTGACATTAACATTTATAATATCTACATAGCTAGTACGACACATCACTACAATAGAGGAGATACATCAATACAACAGATACATCAATACAAGGGAGATATCAAACTTTCTTACATCAATACAGAGCATATATACATCAACACAGCAGATACATCAACAAAAGAGGAGATACATCAACACATCACTTAAATGAAGGCCAAAATTTCTCTTTGTTCATCAACCCATCAGATACATCACTACAACAGAGGAGATACATCACAATTACTATGGCAAGAGATCAATAGTGTCTGCTAAATGTCAAgagaaatttgaaattaaatgtgCAAAGAACTCGCTTCTACAATATCTAAACAATACATTGGACAAatcaacacaacaaaacaccaCATGCCCTTCATTATCACCAAAACAAGTAATAGATTCACTGGACAAACTCTATTGTTACCCAATTGTAATCGGAAAAAACAGTGAGACATTTTTGGAAAAACCCAATATCTAAACAATACATTGGTCAAATCAATACAACAAGACAACACACGGCCTTCATTATCACCAAAACAAGTAATAGATTCACTGGACAAACTCCATTGATACTCAACTGTAATAGGCCAAAACAATGTGACATTTTCGGAGTTCGCATAAATGAACACCAATGGAAGCAAAGTTCTACCGAAAACACCAAATTAAGAACGAAGAACAGAAAACATAGACATTAAATCACCTCCAGATGATTCCCCAACATGTTTTGCCGCCATTCTCTTCAACCGGGACATTGTTGTTCGATGATAACTGATGTCGGAGAGAGATTGAATCTGTTTGCTTCAACACTAGGGTTCGCCTGCTTCAGTAGTTGAGGGAGAGAGTGTGAATACATTCCTAGAATAAGAAGCATGATTGATCGGAAAATTAGGGGAGAGGGAGCGAGAGATCATACGGAAGATCTGTTGATTTCCAGAAATCTCGTTGCCCacctaaaataaaaatggacGACATTTTACAATGTGACTCAATTACCCTCTTTAGATATTTCTCCCAAACAGTATTGCCATCCATCTAACTAAATTAGAAGCACACGATTTCAAGATCATATGACATACATTTGGTAGTTGTTATTTACTTAAGGTGGTATCACACTAGTgtgaccatatatatatatatatatatagggtcttaaTCTACCAAAATACACCCTTAAGTTCAAAAATACAGACTAAATCTGAAGCGTTGGATCTGACTATGGGCGGCCAGGATTTAGGCCTGACCATCATAAATTTATGTCATAATAAGGTATAATGGAGTCATAAAAGggtaaaattgggaaaaaaaataTGCCCATACGATCCGTTTTTCTTCACGGATTTCATGGAATCACCTTTCCATACGCCATTACGCTGATTGTTCGGTTCCCGCCTATTCACTTCGTCTCTCCCCCAAAATATATCTAACGCCACAAAAAACCCTAATCACCAAAATCAAACATTACTTCTGTAATTTCTGAAGCGGCACAACATTTACTAGCTCCAACCACTCTTTGTTCAGTCGAAGAGGCGACCGATAGT
This genomic interval from Salvia splendens isolate huo1 chromosome 13, SspV2, whole genome shotgun sequence contains the following:
- the LOC121761422 gene encoding uncharacterized protein LOC121761422; translation: MGFTQDLYVRADIGGGNGGLGAVNEVLIHEKHKTDDVVIDAMGGWSDIDIEEHHLLVASLTEYECNMEPDMTVGNNGAEVIAKGVANHTPSTMAGGVHTIPKVNKSDGISLDESWCHEKGTSVEIANAIKLTNSIVQDIARELEHDHTDSIICSEHQQALIVEKGKEKAHGPTLEVSEYQDRHQTTDKIAIEAPPISEELVRGVQKRATKRKGPALCSPYNERAVPITIKLSSEERDMYYWLVWTQGENDNMEVYFDDIVLLTKIHMLSMKPHSHVFEKVVDAWSSYLNNMEFYRAPSSPSRVFMTTFPCLHSFLNHTRDWDRTAGFHDFCQSVDSHVQNLTHFNWNVIDMVLFPMYSRRHYYLISFGLKTGKMDIIDSCPPSNGLKDHSKYGDDIELLQYFFSSYLEGKKHKMLANIIKGCEIRIKNMPWQGTGGKDDDAIFLMRHMETYMGQKVKDWHMGLANISMKNLQNMRGKYCKALLTTDFNYHSVDIKDCVKKYFKDNKEKRTKIVKFMADLMCKKPK
- the LOC121760885 gene encoding uncharacterized protein LOC121760885 encodes the protein MSRLKRMAAKHVGESSGGTKRNKASTAIVVSNRIDATDDGATLLIKRNTRNFVKILQCLNEKQIAAVTEMGFGELIHYNVYAIPRELAYWLLNNFDPIKCNIALPGSGPDLHIDESDVELTFGFPRGDVRVERIDRQDDLTIMSKIAGVVGKKRPNVKASKVAEEMLKDVEGGAWFKKLFLILLESALIETSACGYVRPKILHFIEDITDFRRVNWCGYMISVLLKMHRHWKEHKTATFSGPIVFLVCCYVDRIVHGQRPVPRCYPTVKGWTEGLLKERHEAEKKDGSYGKGYLDQQFDKRQDKSRVEFVDGGLSERQSGKQPTDYPRNTTHLSGTNGTIKVADAVINLMQVLKDTPVEIRSSDYFKMMWDMMRRAFGIADTTIEQNTNLVGTLTQSMSQEEGLRSC